One Nonomuraea angiospora DNA segment encodes these proteins:
- the dop gene encoding depupylase/deamidase Dop produces the protein MTVRRVMGIETEYGISVPGQPGANAMVTSSQVVNAYLAASAARARRARWDFEEENPLRDARGFDLAREVADPSQLTDEDLGLANVILTNGARLYVDHAHPEYSSPECTNPRAAVIWDKAGERVMYDAATRASAIPSNAPIQLYKNNTDAKGASYGCHENYLMRRATPFADIVRHLTPFFVSRQVVVGAGKVGIGQDSRGEGFQISQRADFFEVEVGLETTLKRPIINTRDEPHADPEKYRRLHVIIGDANMSEISTYLKLGTTALVLAMIEEGFLTRDLAVENPVQALRAVSHDPTCRYEIAMRDGRKLTAIQLQMEYLEQARKYVEERGTAQEEMNKDILDRWESVLTRLAEDPMQLSRELDWVAKLELLEGYRTRDGLPWSHPRLQLVDLQYSDIRPDRGLYNRLVARGRMQRLVTEDEVQRAVEHPPNDTRAYFRGRCLSQYSESVAAASWDSVIFDIPGRESLQRVPTLEPLRGTKAHVGELFDRCRTAADLVAALTGGD, from the coding sequence ATGACGGTGCGTCGGGTGATGGGCATCGAGACCGAGTACGGCATCTCCGTACCCGGCCAGCCGGGCGCCAACGCGATGGTGACCTCCTCACAGGTCGTGAACGCCTACCTGGCCGCCTCCGCCGCCCGCGCGCGCAGGGCCCGGTGGGACTTCGAAGAGGAGAACCCGCTACGCGACGCGCGCGGCTTCGACCTGGCCAGAGAGGTCGCCGACCCCAGCCAGCTCACCGACGAGGACCTCGGCCTCGCCAACGTCATCCTCACCAACGGCGCCCGGCTCTACGTCGACCACGCCCACCCCGAATACAGCTCGCCCGAGTGCACCAACCCCCGGGCCGCCGTCATCTGGGACAAGGCCGGCGAACGCGTCATGTACGACGCCGCCACCCGGGCCTCCGCCATCCCCTCCAACGCGCCCATCCAGCTGTATAAGAACAACACCGACGCCAAGGGCGCCTCCTACGGCTGCCACGAGAACTACCTCATGCGGCGCGCCACCCCCTTCGCCGACATCGTCCGGCACCTCACCCCCTTCTTCGTCTCCCGCCAGGTCGTCGTCGGCGCCGGCAAGGTCGGCATCGGCCAGGACTCCCGCGGCGAAGGCTTCCAGATCAGCCAGCGCGCCGACTTCTTCGAGGTCGAGGTCGGCCTCGAGACCACGCTCAAGCGGCCCATCATCAACACCCGCGACGAGCCGCACGCCGATCCCGAGAAGTACCGCCGGCTGCACGTGATCATCGGCGACGCCAACATGTCGGAAATTTCGACATATCTGAAGCTGGGCACCACCGCCCTTGTCCTCGCCATGATCGAGGAGGGCTTCCTCACCCGCGACCTCGCCGTCGAAAACCCCGTACAGGCGCTCCGGGCCGTCTCCCACGACCCCACCTGCCGCTACGAGATCGCCATGCGCGACGGGCGCAAGCTCACCGCCATCCAGCTCCAGATGGAATACCTCGAACAAGCGCGCAAGTACGTCGAAGAGCGAGGCACCGCCCAAGAGGAGATGAACAAGGACATCCTCGACCGCTGGGAGTCCGTCCTCACCCGGCTCGCCGAAGACCCCATGCAGCTCTCCCGCGAACTCGACTGGGTCGCCAAACTCGAACTCCTCGAGGGCTACCGCACCCGCGACGGCCTGCCCTGGTCCCACCCCAGACTCCAGCTCGTCGACCTGCAATACTCCGACATCCGCCCCGACCGCGGCCTCTACAACCGCCTCGTCGCCCGCGGACGCATGCAGCGCCTCGTCACCGAGGACGAGGTCCAGCGCGCCGTCGAACACCCGCCCAACGACACCCGCGCCTACTTCCGCGGCCGCTGCCTGAGCCAATACAGCGAATCCGTCGCCGCCGCCTCCTGGGACTCCGTCATCTTCGACATCCCGGGCCGCGAATCACTCCAGCGCGTACCCACCCTCGAACCGCTGCGCGGCACCAAGGCCCACGTCGGCGAACTCTTCGACCGCTGCCGCACCGCCGCCGACCTCGTCGCCGCCCTCACCGGCGGCGACTGA